The proteins below come from a single Saccharophagus degradans 2-40 genomic window:
- the nusB gene encoding transcription antitermination factor NusB has product MKVSAAARGRARHFAMQALYQWEMSGNALHVIEAEFHTDNDMSKVDVEYFHEILHGVAAIKSTLDETFKPFLTGLRLDEIDPVSLAVLRQACYEFEKRVDVPYKVVINEAVNLAKKFGAADSHKFINGVLDKVALRVRKDEVEAMRTGRS; this is encoded by the coding sequence ATGAAAGTTAGCGCAGCAGCTCGCGGTCGAGCCCGACATTTTGCCATGCAAGCCCTCTACCAGTGGGAAATGTCTGGCAATGCACTTCATGTGATTGAAGCCGAATTCCACACCGACAACGATATGTCGAAAGTGGATGTGGAATATTTTCACGAAATTCTTCACGGCGTAGCGGCTATTAAATCAACTCTGGATGAAACCTTTAAACCGTTTTTAACCGGTTTGCGTTTAGATGAAATCGACCCAGTGAGTTTGGCGGTATTGCGTCAAGCTTGTTACGAATTCGAAAAGCGTGTTGATGTGCCCTACAAAGTAGTCATAAACGAAGCGGTAAATCTTGCCAAAAAATTTGGCGCAGCCGATAGCCACAAGTTTATTAACGGCGTGTTAGATAAAGTAGCATTGCGCGTTCGCAAAGACGAAGTAGAAGCCATGCGTACCGGCCGAAGCTAA
- the ribE gene encoding 6,7-dimethyl-8-ribityllumazine synthase, whose translation MTIKVIEGDFKASTGKYALLVSRWNSFVVEHLKDGAIDTLRRHGISDENIEVIYAPGAFEFPLAAQKLADAKRYDAIIALGAVIRGGTPHFDYVAGECTKGLAQVSLNAGLPITFGVLTVDSIEQAIERSGTKAGNKGAEAASTALEMVSLISKI comes from the coding sequence ATGACCATTAAAGTAATTGAAGGGGATTTTAAAGCCTCTACCGGCAAATACGCATTGCTAGTAAGTCGTTGGAACAGTTTTGTTGTTGAGCATTTAAAAGATGGCGCTATAGATACATTGCGTCGTCACGGTATTAGCGACGAAAACATCGAAGTTATCTACGCGCCTGGCGCATTCGAGTTTCCATTGGCTGCGCAAAAGCTAGCAGATGCAAAACGCTACGATGCCATTATTGCATTGGGTGCAGTTATTCGCGGTGGTACACCTCACTTCGATTACGTTGCCGGCGAATGCACCAAAGGGTTAGCGCAAGTATCGTTAAACGCAGGTTTGCCCATTACGTTTGGCGTACTTACTGTAGATTCCATCGAGCAAGCCATAGAGCGCTCGGGCACTAAAGCAGGTAACAAAGGCGCAGAAGCGGCTTCTACTGCATTAGAAATGGTTTCTCTTATTAGCAAAATATAA